From the Paraflavitalea soli genome, the window AGGCGGGTCGATCCGGCCTGCGCTCAGGGAAAAAAGCAAAAATGTTCGCCTCGCAACCGGGGTTTACGGTGGAGGCCTTTCTACGGGAGAGGGTTAATACAAGAGTAGATCATTTTTTTTAGCCATGCAAGGTAGAATCCCTATGGGGAAACCACGTACAACTACAATTCACCCACCCCAACCCACAAATACTCCCGTTCGCATTACTCGCCTCTTTTACAATTAGTTGAATAGCAAAGTGGGTCGCCCTGCAGGGCTGCAAGGGAGCATGGCAGGGGCGGCTCACCCTGGCTATTCCGTACCCGGCCAGACAATTAACTTTATAATATTATTTGGTTTATTTTATAAACTACTTTAGTTTTGGATCACAAACAACCGCTACCATGTTCAAATTGATTCCCCTCATCCTTTTACTCCTCACCTGGATCGCAGGTTCAGCCCAGACCACCGTATCCGGCAAAGTGAAGGATGGGAAAGGCCGCCTCATTAACGGCGCCAGTATAGCCATCAAAGACTCTTACGACGGAGGCACCTCCGATTCTACCGGTCAATACCGGTTCAAAACCACCGAAAAAGGAGAACAGACCCTGCTGGTCACCTCCATCGGTTACAAATTGTACGAGCAAAAGGTCACCCTCTCCGGCACATCCATCACCGTGGATGTGCTGCTCAAAGAGGAACCCAACGAGTTGACAGCCGTAGTGATCACCGCCGGCACCTTCGAAGCCAGCGATACCAAACGCGCCACCGTGCTCAACCCCATCGACATTGTTACCACCGCCAGCGCCAATGGCGATATCACCAGCGCCATCAAAACCCTCCCCGGTGCACAGCAGGTAGGAGAAAGTGAAGGCCTCTTCGTGCGCGGTGGCACCGCCCAGGAAACCAAAGTATTCATCGACGGCACCCTGGTCAATAACTTTTTCTTCAGCAGTGTACCCGATATCGCCCAGCGCGGCCGCTTCACCCCTTTTATTTTTAAAGGAACAGTATTCAGCTCAGGCGGCTACTCTGCCTTATACGGACAGGCTTTGTCCGCTGCACTGATCCTCGAATCCATCGACCTGCCCGAACAATCCTCTGCCAGCCTGGGCATATCTACGGTAGGATTGAGCGGGGGCTATCAACAATTGTCCAAAAAGAAAAACGCCAGCTGGGGCATCAACTACAACTATACCAACCTGGCGGCTTATTTCGCCCTGGTCAAACAAAGGGTAGACAATTTCCATACACCCGAATTTCACAACGGTGAATTTAATTTTCGCGTCAAGACCTCCAAAACAGGGATGCTCAAATTCTATGGCTATTCCAATTACAGCAACCTGGGTGTGCGCAGGGGCGATATAGATTCAACCGATCTTAAAAATGCCTTTAAGCTCACCAACTTCAACGTATACGCCAACCTTTCCTGGAAAGAAAAGCTGGGCAAAAAGTGGAAACTCTATATGGGTACTTCCTACAGTGACAACACCGACAAGATCAACAATGAATTGCAGAACCAGGCCAACGAGCCCCAGCATATAGAAGATGATCCCTATGGTAGCAAAAGCTTCCAGGCCAAATCCTATGGAAGCCTCGCCCAGATCAAGGCCGTATTGGAAAGAAGACTCTATGGCCTGAGCGCTATCCGCTTTGGCGGCGAATACATGTACTTTAAAGACCGTACCGATTTCACCAACCGCTTTGTAGCCAAAACACAAAACAGTATCGACGACCAGTTCAAAGCTGCCTTTGCCGAGACGGATATTTACATCACCAACGACCTGGCAGCCAAAGTAGGCGGACGGCTCGAACATTCCTCCCTGCTGAACAAAGCCAATATTGTTCCCCGCATTTCACTCGCCTACAAGCTCACCGATAAAGCACAGGCATCACTGGCCTACGGCGTATTTTACCAAAAGCCCGAGAAGGATTATTTCCTGCGGGGTTATACCTTCAACGACCTGGCCTATACAAAAGCCACCCACTACATTGCCAATGTACAGAAGGTGACCAGGGATTACACCCTGCGCGTGGAAGCCTTTTACAAGAAATACAACGAGCTCACCAAAACCTTTACCTCCAGCGGCAGCAAGGTGATCGACAGTGTGGGCGGCGGCGGCTTTGGCCATGCAAAAGGTATTGAAGTGTTCTGGAGAGACCGTAAGACCTTCAAGAATGTTGATTACTGGATCTCTTACTCCTATCTCGATACCAAAAGGGATTACCTCAATTATCCCTATGCTATTCAGCCCAACTTCGCAGCCAAACATACAGCCAGCCTGGTGGTAAAGAAGTTTGTTTCCAAACTCAAAACACAGTTCAACGGTTCTTATACCTTTGCCTCTGGCCGGCCTTATTACAATATCCGCTACGACAATGGCAGCGCCAAATTCACCATTGCAGAGCAGGGTAAGACCATCCCCTACCACAGCATGAGCTTTAGTGTCAACTACCTGCCCAATATCGGTAAGCAGGGCGCTAAAAGATTTGCCGTATGGGTGTTCTCCGTCAACAATGTGATCGGCAACAACCAGGTATTCGGCTACAACTTCTCTGCCGATGGCACACGGAAAGAAGCCGTGGGCCCAACAGCCAAACGTTTCTTCTTCCTCGGTTGCTTCCTGAGTTTTGGCGTAGACCGTACAGACGATGTGATCAATAGTAATTTATAAAAACAAAGAAATAATTTACCAAACAATTATATAAAAAACAGCAATATGAAAAAGCTCATTGTATCAGCCTCCCTTTTATTCTTAGTGATAGCCGCCACAGCACAAAGTGAAAAATACACCAAGGCCATGCAGGCCAATGTAGCCACCATCGACTCCCTGCACACCGCACAAGCCTGGACCGATATGGCCAATAATTTTCAACGCATTGCCGATGCCGAAAAGACACAGTGGCAGCCTTACTACTATGCAGCACTGGGCTATGTAATGACAGGTTATATGGAAGGCGCTGCAACAGGCGGCACTGCCAGCGCTGACAAAGTAGATCCACTGGCCAATAAAGCAGAGGAATTGCTCAACAAAGCAGAAGCATTGAGCAAAGACAACTCCGAGATCTTTTGTGTAAAGAAGATGATCGCCACCCTGCGTATGATGGCCGATCCCATGAACCGCTACATGACCTACGGTCCGCAGGCTGCCGAAGCTTTACAAAAAGCCAAATCACTCAATCCCGAAAATCCAAGGGTGTACCTCCTGGAAGGACAGGACAAATTTTATACCCCTGAGCAGTATGGCGGCAGCAAAACAGAAGCCAGGACTTTGTTTGAGACATCCATCAAAAAATACGAAAGCAGTAAACCGGCAACAAATATCGATCCCCAATGGGGCAAATCACAGGTGCTGTTCTTCCTGGATCAGTTAAAATAGTGTATATCATGTGCATTGTCCACGGCCGGTCTTCACCAGATTTGCCGTGGACAACTTTATATTTGAGCCATTAAATAATTGTAATGTCAACACAAAGCCTTTCGCCTGAAGAAAGTTTACGGGTCATCCAGACGATGATCAATAAAACCCGTCAGCAGATTTCCGGGCAAAGCCATTATTTTCTGGTATGGGGCTGGTGTACCCTGGCAGCCTGCGTGGGTCAATTTTTACTGATGACAGTATTCCATTCTCCCAGGCATTACCTGGTATGGCTCATTACCATACCCTGCGCCATCTACACCATTTGGTTTTCTTCACGCGAGGAAAAGAAAAACAAAGTAAGGACCTATGCCGCTGATAACATGAGTTACCTGTGGACCGGGGTGGGCATTTCATTTTTTGTGGTGAGCGTGATCTTTATGAAGATCGGGTGGTTCAATTGTTATCCATTTTATATTATGTTTTATGGCCTGGGATCCTTTGTATCGGGCCGCATATTGCGTTTTACTCCCCTGGTAGTAGGGGGCATTATCAATTGGGCGTTGGCCCTGGCTGCCATCTGGGCGCCCTTTGGTTACCAGCCCTTGTTTGCTGCTGCCGCTTTGTTATTTAGTTATATTATTCCGGGTCACCTGTTGCGCAGCTCACAACGGGAATCAGCGTAGTTCAAAAAGTAAATGCATCAGTTATGGAAGAAAAGAAACTGTCCGGAGAAGAAAGTCTGCTGCTGATCCGGCAAATGATACAGGTGGCCAAAGATGAGCACCGGGAGAAAGGTGATGGCTGGCTCATCTGGGGATGGCTGCTGTTTGTGGCCTCCGTTGCCTCTGCTGTGATGAGTTATGTCAAACTGGGCAGGTATGTGGGTTGGGTATGGCTGGGCATGCTGGCAGTTGGGTTGATCGTGTATGCCATCGGGCACCTGCTGCACCAACGCAAGGAAAAAGTACAAACCTATGTACAGGAATTGCTCAATAAGATCGAGCGTGGGTTCTTTATTAGTTTGTTTACCATTGTAGCCTCCGTCTACATCAGCAACAGTAATTTCAATTTCGGTTATTTCTATATTCTGTATGCATTCTGGATGTTCATTCATGGCAGTGCCATCCGCTTCAGGCCATTGATCATTGGCGCCTGGGTCAACTGGGCTGCCGCCATTGCCATTTTCCTGATCAAAGATTTTCAATATGATATGATGATCTCTGCGTTGGCTGTGCTGGTAGGGTACCTCATTCCCGGTTATATGTTGCGGGCTGAGTTCAGGAAAAAGAGCTTGTCATCAGATCGAATCATTGCCTAATGGAATTTAAAGAATTAGATCCTATACTTCATTCCCAGCTCCGGCTGGCTGTTGTTTCACTCCTGATCAGTGTGAAGGAAGCAGAATTTACTTTTATCAAAGAGAAGACCAATGCTACCGCAGGCAACCTCAGTGTGCAGATCAATAAGCTAAAAGAAGCCGGCTATATAGAGGTCATCAAACAATTCAAGGACAACTACCCCCAAACCACCTGCAAAATAACACCCCTCGGCGTAAAGGCTTTTGAAGAATACGTACAGAATTTACAATCTTACTTAGGCGTGAAGAAGTAGCGAGTCGGCAGTCGGCAGTCGTAAATCGGCAGTCGTAAATCGGCAACAATCGTATGAAACGTGTATTCAAGCCCCATCGGGGCTTTCGCTTTGTAGCATACGTATGAAACGTTTTTTTGTGCGCTGTAGGCGCACCCCTCAGGAGCGTTTATAAGAAAGACCTGATAAATTTCTCATTACTTCCTTTTCTATACTTCCGCCTTCTATATGCTGAATTCTGACTCCTGTATTCTTTATTCTACATTCTGTATTCTCTCCTGTATTCACAAAAAAGTCCCCCCAAATCCTTAGCGTATTACTAGCAGGACAGGGGGGATGCTTTCTTACCTCTGTTGAAACCTAACCAATTATTCTTTGATCAGCTTAACGATCATACGTTCTTTGCTGTTGATAGTTACTTCCAGTACATACATGCCAGGTTTCAGATTGCTGCTGCCATCGATCAGGTAACTGTTAGAACCAGTACCCGCTTTGGCACTCTTGCGCATTACTTCCGCACCACTTGCATTCAGCACTTTCATCACGATGTACGAATCCTCGTTCAATTGAACCGTTACGGCAATATCATTCTTGGTAGGATTAGGACTTACACTTACCATTTTCAGGGAGCGTGTATTGTACACACGCACGATCAATATCTTGCTCAGTGCAGTCCTTGCATCCAGGTCCACTTGTTTCAGGCGGTAGTAGATGTCTTTTCTCGCTACTGTGTTACGGCCTACTTTATCGACAAAGTCATAATCTTTCTTCACCGTTGAGTTACCACCCGTCTTGATCGTACCAACAACTTCCCATTTCAAACCATCAAAGCTTCTTTCTACCTCAAAACGGTCGCTGTTGGATTCGAAGTTAGTGGTCCAGCTCAGCTCTACATTACCTTCATCTTTGTACAGACCTTTAAAGTCAACCAGGCTTACAGGCAGTGTACCGGCAGTAGCAAAAGTGAGGGTTACAGTGGCTTCCTGCGAACACTGGGGAATATAACCAAAGTCACAGATCCTGTACTTAAAGGTGGTAGATGTACCGGCAAAACCAGGATTAGGTGTGAAAGTGAAAGTACCATCTGTATTCAAAACTACTGTACCGTGTGCAGACTGCTGCGTAAGATAAGCGTCGAAAGACTCAAACTCAGGATCACTGTCGTTCAGCGTTACATCACCCGAAGCGTTGTGGTTGGCAGCACCGTTGAAGTTATCATTAACTGCAACGGGTGCTGAGTTACAACCAGACGGATAATAAAGCGGAGCATCTATAATAAGACTATCAATGGCCACCCTGGTGTTTCCATTAGTGCCGCCGTATTGGAGGAACACCCGGTAAGGGCCTGAACCTACGGGTCCGAATTTTTGACTAAAAGTATATTCCTGACCAGCAACCGTGCTGCTGTTCATAGTAATGGTAGCCATAGCAGGACCGGCATTGATCAGATCAGCAGTTGCTAAATAGATCTTGATCCACCGGGTAGAACCCGCTGCCAGGGCCGTTTCTAATTTGTAACGGAAAGAAACCTTTACTTCACCAGGAATGTCCAATACCTGGGTATAGATACCGGTAGATTGTGTAGTAGAATTAGAAGCAGTAGTGTTGGAAGAAACCATGGCGCCATCACCTTCGATGCCGGGCGTCCAGCCATCATTCACATTGAAATCGTTAATAACCCAGCAATGTTGTTGAAGATGACCTTTTACCTGGGAAAGAGATACGCCTGAGCGTGAGTTAAACTTTTCATTTACCTGAGCATTTGCCCCGAGAGAAGAGAGGAGTACCCATGCGGATACCATAAGGAGTGTAAAATTCCGTTTCATTGATGTAAGTTTCAGAGTTTAGAAATCAATCTTGATACACGGATGAATGAAATTCATCGGGGCATTCAAAGGAAGGAGAATGAGTTGCAAAGGGACATACGAATGAGGGAATAGATTCCACTCCGAGCTTACACATAGCTATTGGAAGATACTATAGGTAATAACCATTACAGGTTAAACATCAAACAGACTTAAACTAAAAGATGGTTGGAAATTGGTGCAAGATGGTAATTCGTGTGGTCTTGCAGGTAACGGAAATCTCAGAGGATGTGTGGGATGATGGAGCAAAAGTAAAGCGCCACGACGGATTATGCAAGTATTTGGAATATTTTTTTTCCAGAATAGGGACTTTCGCCTACCTGCCTGATCCTATTATATTTTTACTGTTTCCTAACAATTTGAGTTGTAATTTGTAACGTAATTACCATATGTCGGTCATCATACAGGTTAATCACCTCAGCAAATACTACAAAGAATTAAAAGCGGTCGATGATATCTCATTTACCGTGAACCAGGGCGATATATATGGCTTCCTGGGCCAGAATGGCGCTGGTAAATCCACCACTATTCGCATGTTGCTCACGTTGATAGAACCTACTAACGGTCATATTGAGCTGTTTGGCATGGACCTTAAAAAGCACCGCAAGGACATATTAAGACAAATAGGCGCCGTGATCGAACGGCCCGATCTGTATAAATACCTTACCGCCTATGAATGCCTCTCCCTCTTTGCACGCATGAGCGGTATAAGGGCCAACAAGCAGCAACTGATGGCGCAGCTGGAGCAGGTAGGATTGCAGGAACGGGCACAAAGTAAAGTAAAGACCTTCTCGCAGGGCATGAAGCAGCGCCTTGGCATTTCCGTAGCCCTGGTACATGATCCGCAACTGATCATCCTCGATGAACCTACTAATGGTCTCGACCCACAGGGCATCGCCGATATACGCAACCTGATCTTACAGCTTAGTAAGCAACAGGGAAAAACCATCCTTATTTCATCACACCTCCTGTATGAAATAGAAATGACAGCCAACCGGATGATCATTATCGACAAGGGAAAGAAGATTGCAGAGGGCAGTGTGAAAGAATTGTTCGATCCGTCCAGCATGTTGATCCAGGTGAGCTTTGCCAATACAGCGGAGGTAGCCGTACAATTGCAGCACAGCAAGTGGAAAGACCTGATCAAAACACAAGAGCAAAACAATATAGTTTTCCAGATGGATGAGCAGCAGGTGCCCGCACTTACTGCCGACCTGGTCAATATGGGTGCAGCCATTACCGCCCTGCAGCCTCAACACTCCCTGGAAGCTTATTTCCTGGCCTTAACAACAGCCAACCGACATGTGGACACTTTTACAAATTGAACTCTTTAAGATATTCAAGCGGCCGCGTACCTACATCTCATTTGTAGCCATTGCCGCTATCGTGTTGCTCATCCAGCTGGCGCTGTTTGTTGATGCCGATACCTACCTCGACCTGCTCTTACAATCCATCCGGTCCGACTTTGCCATTGACGGCAAGATTGCCAATGGATACTTTGTATGTTATTTTATCCTACAAACCTTATTGATCCACGTGCCTTTACTGATCGCCCTGATCGGGGGAGATATGATCGCCGGCGAAGCCAATATGGGTACCCTCCGCCTGCTGGCCAGTAAGCCCATCAGCCGCAGCTCATTGATGTTGTCCAAGTTTATTGCCAGTGTGATCTATACCCTGATGCTGCTGGTGTGGATGGCCTTCCTTTCCCTGTTCCTGTCGATGGTGGTATTTGGCGTGGGCGACCTGATGGTCTTTAAAAGTTCGGAGATCATTCAGCTCAAACAGGCCGATGTGATGTGGCGCTACTTTGCGGCTTTTGGATTTGCCGCCATTGCCATGACTACCGTAGCGGCACTCTCCTTCTTCTTATCACTCTTTGCAGAAAATTCCATCGGACCCATCGTGGCTACCATGAGTATTGTAATAGTATTTACCATCCTCACCACCATGGACCTGCCCTTCTTTAATTTAATGAAGCCCTACCTCTTTACCTCCCATATGCTGGGCTGGAAAGGGTTCTTCGATAATCCCATCAATTATGGCAGTGTATTCAAATCAGCAGGCGTGCTGCTGCTCCACATAGCAGGGTTCGTAGGCATTGCCATCTACCTGTTCAAAAAGAAAGATATTTTATCGTAGTAAGTAGTAAACCGTAGATATTAAGCCGTAACCAGTTTGCGCTTTCTCCGGGTTACAGTAATGCCTTTTAAGCTCACCATTTCGCTTTTGTCCTGGTCCCACACTTTCAGGCGCAGGCAGGCAATGATATCCCGGGGATGCAGCGAGGTCGTTTTGGCTACCTGCAATTCGGGGAAGTGCGCCATCACCTCAGGCAGGCGATAGAAAGGTATTTTGGCATTGAGGTGGTGAATATGGTGGTAGCCGATATTAGCGGTGAACCAATGCATCACAGGGCTCATGGTCATATAGCTGGATGATTCGAGCGCAGCTTTATCATACGCCCATTCGGTATTGCAGCAAAAGGTAACACCGGGAAAATTATGCTGCGCATAGAATAAATAAGAACCAAGCGCAAAAGCGATCAGGAAGGGCACAAAGAACAGCAGGAGCCAGGCCTGCCAGCCGAGGAAAATAAAAATACAGGTGGCGGCGGCAACATGCAATACCAATGCGAGCAAGGCGTCGAAGTGCTTACGCGGACTGCTCACAAAAGAGCCTACACACATACCCAGCAGGAACATGGTGAAATAACCCAGCCCGATCGTGAGCGGATGGCGGATAGCGAGGTAGCCGATCCTTTCTCCGGCCGACATATTCTGGTATTTCTGCTTAGTGGCAATGGGAAAGGAACCGATGCTGGCGCTGAATAATTTGGAATTATGCTTATGGTGATGGTCGTGCGAGCGTTTCCAGATACTGGTAGGAGCCAGCATATAGATACCGAAAACGGTCATGATGGCTTCGGCCAGCTTCGATTTGTGTAAGATGGTATGGTGCTGGTGGTCGTGGTAGATCACAAACATGCGCACCAGCAGCAATCCGGCCAGCAGGCTGGAGGCTATTCTTGCACCGAGCCAGGGCAATAAAACTGTTCCGGCCAGGGCCAGGATGGTGACCCCAAGTGTTGTAAGCGTATGGAACCAACTTTTACTCCTGATCTCTTTGGCAAAAGGCTTGGTAGCCAATATCAGCTCTTTCCCGGACCTCATATTCATATTTGGTGTTGCTTTAAAGAATTTTAACTAAATGTTTGGTCGCTTATGCTTCCACCGGCGGTGTGTCCACAGCCAGGTTTCCGGGTTATTGATGATATCTGCTTCCAGTCTTTTGGTGTGTGCTTCAGTAATTTCACCCTCGCGGATGTTATTATAAGGCGGCATCATTAAAGTGTCAGCGGTTAACGTATAATAGCCCCGTTTTATTTTTTTGATCGATACATAAACGATCGGATAATTCATTTTCTGAGAGATCTTCTCTGTACCTGGAAAAACAGGTGTATCCTGGTTCAGAAAGTTCATCCAATAAGCTCTGTCAGGTGATGGTGTTTGATCGGCGATGAAAGCAGTAGCGGATAAATGTCCCCTGTTTTGCACCATTTCCCTGAACGTATCTTTCATGGCAATGAGCTTAGTACCAAACCGCGTGCGCATTTTTATAGTCAACCTGTTAAAATGCTGATTGGCCAGTGGATGATAGATCACATACAACTGGTGCTTGCACCTGAGGCTGAACGTATTGCCCGCCCATTCCCAGTTGCCGTAATGACCCATCACGATCACAATACTTTTATTCTCGGCGGCAAACCCATTGAACAAGGCCTCTGCCGCTGGTTCCATACTACAATGTTTTAGCATGGAATCACTACTGATTGTCAGTGTTTTGAATGTTTCCAGGAAAAGATCACAGAAGTAACGGTAGAAATGTTTGCGGATGGCTTTGATCTCGGAGTCGCTTTTTTCAGGGAAAGAGTTGCGCAGGTTGTCAAAAACCACCTTTTTCCGGTAGCCGATCACATGGTACAAAACAAAGCAAAAGACATCTGATAACAGGTACAGTGCGCGAAAAGGCAGCACAGATAGGAAATACAAAAAGGGTAGGGCTATATAATAGCTCAATACGGCCAAGGTCGTAAGTTGTTTAGTTTTAAAGGTTGCGCTAAAGATAACTGAATTATATACTCCAAAGCCGGAAACGGGGATTAAAATAATGTCACTTTAACATTATATAAAATTTATGCGCCATTCAACCATCTGACTACTATCCCATTAAAAAAGGCAGCCCCGCTATAGAAGCAGGGCCGCCTTGTATTAAGTGAATACGATTAGAAACCGTATTTGGTTACGCCGGGTGTCGCTACCGGGTAGAATCCATCTGCATCAGGCAATACGGGCGGTGTAGCCGCAAAATCATATTGCTTGGGATGGAGGTCAATGCCCGAATTAATGGCCTTGTCCCACTCTATCACCTGTCCCGTATAGGTGGCCATACGACCGAGGATAGAGGTCATGGTGCTTTTGGCGCCATTCTCAGCATCGGCAAATTTGTATTCGCCTTTGGCAATGGCTGCGAATAGTTCATCATGCTCTGTTTGGTAAGGATTGTTCTCCAGTTTCGTGTCGTACTGGTACAATACTTTGCCCTTGCTGCTCACAATATTGGCCGCCCCTGTCTGGATAATGCCCTTGGTGCCCACCAACAGTTCATCTACCTTACTCATGGTGCCGGGAATATGACGGCACTGACTGTTGAGGATGGAACCATCGGCGTAGTGGAATTCTACATAGTGGTGGTCAAATATTTCACCATACTCTTTTCCTTTACGCACCTGGCGGCCGCCCATGCCCTGTGCTTTTACAGGATAGCCGCCTTTGAACCAGTTGATCACATCAATATTGTGGATATGTTGTTCCGCAATATGATCGCCGCAAAGCCATACGAAATAATACCAGTTACGCATCTGGTATTCCATTTCCGTTTGACCAGGCTGGCGTTTGTTTACCCACACACCGTCGTTGTTCCACCACGCTTGTGCGGAAGTGATATCGCCAATGAGGTTTTTCTTTTTAAACAGTTCACGATAGCTGTTCTGGTAATGGCGTTGTAAACCCACTACTACATTCAGCTTTTTAGCTTTGGCCTGTTCTGCCGCAGCCAGTACTTTTTGTACACCGGCAGGATCAGTAGCCACCGGCTTTTCCATGAAAATATGTTTGTTCTGCTTTACCGCTTCTTCGAAGTGAATGGGCCTGAAACCGGGAGGCGTGGCCAGGATCACCACATCGGCCAGGGGAATGGCTTTCAGGTAGCCATCAAAACCTACAAAACGCCTTTCTGCAGGCACATCCACGCGGTCCTTCACCGTCTTATCGCCCGATTTGGAATCGGCGGTCAATGATTTATAGCATCTTTCCAGGCGGTCGCTGAAGGCATCGGCCATGGCTACCAGCTTTACATTTTGCTTGGTAAGCAGGGCCTGCATAGCAGCGCCGGTACCCCGGCCGCCACAGCCGATGAGGGCTACTTTAATAACGTCATCAGCGCCTGAAAAATAATTGGCTTTGGAAAAGAGAGGGGCGGCGATCAATCCGCCGGCAATCAGCGAGGACTGTTTCACAAAATCACGCCGGGAAGAATGGTTGGATGCATCTTTACGCATGGTTGTTAATTTATATAATGGAGCAATCTAATTACCGAGGTATTTTTTATAAAAGGCGTCTGCCTCTTCAGCTGTTGGCGCCTTCAAGGGGCGTACCAGGCGGAAACCTACCTGCATCCCATCTGTGAGCCACCATTTGCTTTTGGGTATCTGCGGATCACGTTTGTTCCAGGAGGGATCTGATTTACCACGACTGGCGCTGCGCAAAGCCTCTGGCTTATCGAGGTATCCACCGCCACGCACGGTCTTCGGGTACGTATCCTCTGTGCTGAAAGAAGGGTCGGTAGCGCCATCAGCAATCGTTGTAAAGTATTTCTCCTCGTAATGATCGAGGGTCCACTCCGCTACATTACCGATCATATCATAAAACCCCCAGGCATTGGGTTTCTTTTGCCCCACTTTCTGGTACTTGTTCTTACTATTGACGCTAAACCAGCCATAATCCTTCAGCAGTTTGGCATCATTCCCGAAATAATAAACGGTATTGGTGCCAGCCCGGCAGGCATACTCCCACTCTGCTTCTGTAGGCAGGCGGTAGAATACACCTGTTTTTTTATACAGCCACCGGCAATACATAAGGGCTGTGCGCTGTGACATACTGTTTACCGGAAATCCGCCCTGCTTGCCCATGCCCCAGCTCAGGTCGATGTATTGTGGCGTAGGTCTTGTTACCACATCTACTTCCGAATTGCGGCTGGTGCTTTCATCATTGAAGAACAACAGGAATTCATCATACGTAACTTCGTACCGGCCCATCCAGAAGGCGGAGACATTTACGTTGCGCTGTGGCGTCTCATCGGGCTTTTTGCCTGCATCCTTTTCAGCGCTGCCCATCAGGAATTTCCCTGCGGGAACGGGCAGCATTTTAAAAGATATAGCCGAACCGGGGATCGTTGTTTCGTAGGGTTCAAAGTTCGTTGCTTGCTGTGCCTGGGCTACACTTACTGCAGCAGCCCCATAAAAGAATAACACCAGTCGTTTCACACTTAATAAGTTTAGGTGGTCGAAAGATAAGCAAATAATTTATAGGTCCCTCCCAAACCATATCATTCAGGTAGAGAAATCGATTGCATAAAAATAAATTTCCTCGCTACTGTCATGCTACAGCATATTGATGTTAAATTTATCCAAACACTCAGAACATGAAACGTCGACAATTTATGCGTAATTCCCTG encodes:
- a CDS encoding fatty acid desaturase family protein, producing MNMRSGKELILATKPFAKEIRSKSWFHTLTTLGVTILALAGTVLLPWLGARIASSLLAGLLLVRMFVIYHDHQHHTILHKSKLAEAIMTVFGIYMLAPTSIWKRSHDHHHKHNSKLFSASIGSFPIATKQKYQNMSAGERIGYLAIRHPLTIGLGYFTMFLLGMCVGSFVSSPRKHFDALLALVLHVAAATCIFIFLGWQAWLLLFFVPFLIAFALGSYLFYAQHNFPGVTFCCNTEWAYDKAALESSSYMTMSPVMHWFTANIGYHHIHHLNAKIPFYRLPEVMAHFPELQVAKTTSLHPRDIIACLRLKVWDQDKSEMVSLKGITVTRRKRKLVTA
- a CDS encoding lysophospholipid acyltransferase family protein, with product MAVLSYYIALPFLYFLSVLPFRALYLLSDVFCFVLYHVIGYRKKVVFDNLRNSFPEKSDSEIKAIRKHFYRYFCDLFLETFKTLTISSDSMLKHCSMEPAAEALFNGFAAENKSIVIVMGHYGNWEWAGNTFSLRCKHQLYVIYHPLANQHFNRLTIKMRTRFGTKLIAMKDTFREMVQNRGHLSATAFIADQTPSPDRAYWMNFLNQDTPVFPGTEKISQKMNYPIVYVSIKKIKRGYYTLTADTLMMPPYNNIREGEITEAHTKRLEADIINNPETWLWTHRRWKHKRPNI
- a CDS encoding Gfo/Idh/MocA family protein, which translates into the protein MRKDASNHSSRRDFVKQSSLIAGGLIAAPLFSKANYFSGADDVIKVALIGCGGRGTGAAMQALLTKQNVKLVAMADAFSDRLERCYKSLTADSKSGDKTVKDRVDVPAERRFVGFDGYLKAIPLADVVILATPPGFRPIHFEEAVKQNKHIFMEKPVATDPAGVQKVLAAAEQAKAKKLNVVVGLQRHYQNSYRELFKKKNLIGDITSAQAWWNNDGVWVNKRQPGQTEMEYQMRNWYYFVWLCGDHIAEQHIHNIDVINWFKGGYPVKAQGMGGRQVRKGKEYGEIFDHHYVEFHYADGSILNSQCRHIPGTMSKVDELLVGTKGIIQTGAANIVSSKGKVLYQYDTKLENNPYQTEHDELFAAIAKGEYKFADAENGAKSTMTSILGRMATYTGQVIEWDKAINSGIDLHPKQYDFAATPPVLPDADGFYPVATPGVTKYGF
- a CDS encoding formylglycine-generating enzyme family protein → MKRLVLFFYGAAAVSVAQAQQATNFEPYETTIPGSAISFKMLPVPAGKFLMGSAEKDAGKKPDETPQRNVNVSAFWMGRYEVTYDEFLLFFNDESTSRNSEVDVVTRPTPQYIDLSWGMGKQGGFPVNSMSQRTALMYCRWLYKKTGVFYRLPTEAEWEYACRAGTNTVYYFGNDAKLLKDYGWFSVNSKNKYQKVGQKKPNAWGFYDMIGNVAEWTLDHYEEKYFTTIADGATDPSFSTEDTYPKTVRGGGYLDKPEALRSASRGKSDPSWNKRDPQIPKSKWWLTDGMQVGFRLVRPLKAPTAEEADAFYKKYLGN